A portion of the Bacteroides faecium genome contains these proteins:
- a CDS encoding discoidin domain-containing protein, with the protein MKTIKYITNYSLWLACTLFAVLFIACDDDETPALKVNRLAVTDVAEGTISLIEGDTYATAVTTFPADAVDAGEYTYRYTTSNEKVFTVDETGVVTAIGVGEAVLSVWSLNNTDLWTTCLVKVEKRIYPVTSITVSEAYKDYYVAMERTIKLGETVAVFPENATNPDVIYLSSDPEVAEVNEYGEVYTKRLGDVTITIKSTDGSEVATTCDFHIRNVEYTDYLVRTDWTVETSHPWAADKTAGGNPLNMFDDNTKSSILLVKANGKTFTDANNAKITVPVGDIVYFIIDMQAPQTFDFFKLTHRTDNNTDNLRVKKVSVYGSNDNEEFTEILKGADIPVAKTITDVIVDLPMKVTYRYFKITLDAWSNNGNTMQISEFNIGKMNFMANE; encoded by the coding sequence ATGAAGACTATCAAATATATCACTAATTATTCCTTGTGGCTGGCGTGTACATTGTTTGCTGTCCTGTTTATAGCTTGTGATGACGATGAAACACCGGCACTGAAAGTCAACCGTCTGGCAGTGACCGATGTGGCAGAGGGTACTATTTCATTGATAGAGGGAGATACATATGCTACTGCCGTTACTACTTTTCCTGCCGATGCAGTAGATGCCGGCGAATACACATACCGCTATACGACTAGTAATGAGAAGGTATTTACCGTAGATGAGACTGGTGTTGTGACGGCTATCGGAGTAGGTGAAGCCGTATTGAGCGTATGGTCGCTCAATAATACGGATTTATGGACTACCTGTCTGGTAAAAGTGGAGAAACGTATTTATCCGGTCACTTCCATTACAGTTTCCGAAGCATATAAAGACTATTATGTGGCAATGGAACGTACAATCAAACTGGGTGAGACGGTCGCTGTATTTCCGGAGAATGCCACCAATCCTGATGTCATCTATTTATCATCGGATCCCGAAGTGGCCGAAGTTAATGAATACGGTGAAGTTTATACCAAGAGATTGGGGGATGTAACTATTACCATTAAATCTACTGACGGAAGCGAGGTTGCAACCACTTGTGATTTCCATATACGGAATGTAGAATATACCGACTATCTGGTACGTACAGATTGGACTGTGGAGACTTCTCATCCTTGGGCAGCTGATAAAACCGCTGGTGGTAACCCGCTAAATATGTTTGACGATAATACGAAAAGTTCCATTCTATTGGTGAAAGCAAATGGTAAAACATTTACTGATGCTAATAATGCAAAAATAACGGTTCCTGTTGGCGATATAGTTTATTTCATTATTGATATGCAGGCACCACAGACTTTTGACTTTTTTAAATTGACTCACCGAACGGACAATAATACTGACAATCTTCGTGTGAAGAAAGTTTCTGTCTACGGTAGCAATGATAATGAGGAATTTACCGAAATTCTGAAAGGTGCTGATATACCGGTGGCCAAAACGATTACTGATGTGATAGTCGACCTGCCGATGAAAGTAACCTACCGTTACTTCAAGATTACATTGGACGCATGGAGCAATAACGGAAATACGATGCAGATATCAGAATTCAATATCGGTAAGATGAATTTTATGGCAAACGAATAA
- a CDS encoding FecR family protein, with the protein MKKEIPWELIISELKQDISDADRKRLEGWLSVGENREMYEELRGVWEKIRAKVVNYTPDVDFYWKEMMRHMETCEESEQRQPGEIEIPVEEVGTNLKGKEPVRLWAFPHFQRYVAVACVVVAVFLSASLYIGIKIGQPEMAQQTYSNWGGKSEVALPDGTNVWIHSATSLAYNTNYYSKNRNVRLSGEAYFDVAHDKDHPFVVETEGMKITVHGTKFNVESFPGSENTFVSLKEGSVSLETKSENRFLRPGEVGTFNKRNGQLRIEKGDIELAVSWASNQIVFKDRSLNEICPLLSKWYNVKIHLSPELQEQYRYTFTLRHEPLEEIMRIMSRIHPISYEFNDENMLTILPKQK; encoded by the coding sequence ATGAAAAAAGAAATACCTTGGGAGTTAATTATTTCTGAATTGAAACAAGACATATCCGATGCTGACCGCAAACGGTTGGAAGGGTGGCTGTCTGTCGGTGAGAACCGGGAGATGTACGAAGAACTTCGGGGAGTTTGGGAAAAGATACGTGCTAAAGTAGTCAATTACACGCCGGACGTAGATTTCTACTGGAAGGAAATGATGCGTCACATGGAGACATGTGAAGAGTCGGAACAGAGACAGCCCGGAGAAATAGAAATACCCGTAGAAGAAGTTGGAACAAATCTCAAAGGGAAAGAACCTGTCCGTTTGTGGGCTTTTCCCCATTTTCAACGTTATGTTGCGGTAGCCTGTGTAGTTGTAGCTGTTTTTCTCTCTGCTTCCTTATATATAGGTATAAAGATTGGTCAGCCGGAAATGGCTCAACAAACTTATTCCAACTGGGGAGGAAAATCGGAAGTTGCCTTGCCCGACGGAACGAATGTATGGATTCATTCGGCTACTTCACTAGCTTATAATACCAACTATTATTCGAAAAACAGAAATGTACGGTTGAGTGGAGAAGCTTACTTTGACGTGGCTCATGATAAGGACCATCCTTTTGTGGTTGAAACCGAAGGGATGAAAATAACTGTACATGGGACAAAATTCAACGTAGAATCCTTTCCCGGTTCGGAAAATACGTTTGTCAGCTTGAAGGAAGGTTCTGTTTCGTTGGAGACGAAATCGGAAAACCGTTTCCTGCGTCCGGGAGAAGTAGGGACGTTCAACAAACGGAACGGACAGCTTCGGATAGAAAAAGGAGATATCGAACTGGCAGTCTCATGGGCAAGTAATCAGATTGTATTTAAGGACAGATCGTTGAATGAGATTTGCCCTCTTCTTTCCAAATGGTATAACGTAAAGATACACCTGTCTCCCGAATTGCAGGAACAATATAGATATACATTTACTTTGCGACACGAGCCGTTAGAGGAAATTATGAGAATTATGTCGCGTATTCATCCTATTAGTTATGAGTTTAATGATGAGAATATGCTGACGATTCTACCGAAGCAGAAATAG
- the leuS gene encoding leucine--tRNA ligase, with product MEYNFREIEKKWQKRWVEEKTYQVTEDDSKQKFYVLNMFPYPSGAGLHVGHPLGYIASDIYARYKRLQGFNVLNPMGYDAYGLPAEQYAIQTGQHPAITTINNIDRYREQLDKIGFSFDWNREIRTCDPEYYHWTQWAFLKMFNSYYCNDEQEARPIEELEKAFAIYGNEGLNAACSEEISFTADEWNAKSEKEKQEILMNYRIAYLGETMVNWCAELGTVLANDEVVDGVSERGGFPVVQKKMRQWCLRVSAYAQRLLDGLDTIEWTESLKETQRNWIGRSEGAEVQFKVKDSDIEFTIFTTRADTMFGVTFMVLAPESELVAQLTTPEQKAEVDAYLDRTKKRTERERITDRSVTGVFSGSYAINPFTGEAVPIWISDYVLAGYGTGAIMAVPAHDSRDYAFAKYFGLEIRPLVEGCDVSEESFDAKEGIVCNSPRPGVTPYCDLSLNGLTIKEAIETTKKYVKDHNLGRVKVNYRLRDAIFSRQRYWGEPFPVYYKDGMPYVLDESCLPLELPEVAKFLPTETGEPPLGHATKWAWDTVNKCIADNEKIDNVTIFPLELNTMPGFAGSSAYYLRYMDPRNHEALVDPKIDQYWKNVDLYVGGTEHATGHLIYSRFWNKFLHDVGVSIMEEPFQKLVNQGMIQGRSNFVYRIKDTNTFVSLNLKDQYEVTPIHVDVNIVSNDILDLEAFKAWRPEYKTAEFVLEDGKYICGWAVEKMSKSMFNVVNPDMIVEKYGADTLRMYEMFLGPVEQSKPWDTNGIDGVHRFIRKFWSLFYSRTDEYLVKDEPATKEELKALHKLIKKVTGDIEQFSYNTSVSAFMICVNELFNLKCNKKEVLEQLVIVLAPFAPHVCEELWDVLGHETSVCDAEWPAFNEEYLKEDTINYTISFNGKARFNMEFAADEASEAIQAAVLADERSQKWIEGKTPKKVIVVPKKIVNVVV from the coding sequence ATGGAGTACAATTTCAGAGAAATTGAAAAGAAGTGGCAGAAAAGGTGGGTGGAAGAGAAAACCTACCAGGTTACGGAAGATGATTCGAAGCAAAAATTTTATGTACTAAACATGTTCCCTTATCCATCGGGAGCGGGCCTACACGTAGGACACCCGCTGGGATACATCGCTTCGGATATTTACGCCCGTTACAAACGACTGCAGGGCTTCAATGTACTCAATCCGATGGGATACGATGCTTACGGCCTGCCCGCTGAGCAATATGCTATCCAGACCGGACAGCATCCTGCAATCACTACCATTAATAATATCGACCGCTATCGCGAGCAATTGGATAAAATCGGTTTCTCTTTCGACTGGAATCGTGAAATCCGCACATGCGACCCGGAATATTATCATTGGACACAATGGGCATTCCTGAAGATGTTCAACAGCTATTATTGCAATGACGAACAGGAAGCACGTCCTATCGAAGAGCTGGAAAAGGCTTTCGCCATCTACGGAAACGAAGGGCTGAATGCCGCTTGCAGCGAAGAAATCAGCTTTACCGCCGACGAATGGAACGCAAAGAGTGAAAAGGAAAAGCAGGAAATCCTGATGAACTACCGTATCGCCTATCTGGGTGAGACAATGGTAAACTGGTGTGCCGAATTAGGAACGGTATTGGCGAACGACGAAGTGGTAGACGGTGTCAGCGAACGCGGCGGTTTCCCCGTTGTTCAGAAGAAGATGCGCCAGTGGTGTCTGCGTGTATCCGCTTACGCACAACGTTTGCTTGACGGATTGGACACTATCGAGTGGACTGAATCACTGAAAGAAACTCAAAGAAACTGGATAGGACGCTCGGAAGGTGCTGAAGTTCAATTCAAGGTGAAAGACAGTGACATCGAATTTACTATCTTTACTACCCGTGCAGACACGATGTTCGGTGTCACCTTCATGGTATTGGCGCCTGAAAGCGAACTGGTGGCGCAATTAACCACTCCCGAACAGAAAGCGGAAGTAGACGCCTACCTCGACCGCACCAAGAAACGCACGGAGCGCGAACGTATCACAGACCGCAGCGTTACGGGTGTATTCAGCGGATCATATGCTATCAACCCGTTCACAGGCGAAGCAGTGCCCATCTGGATTAGCGACTACGTACTGGCAGGATACGGAACAGGAGCCATCATGGCTGTACCTGCCCATGATAGCCGCGACTATGCATTTGCCAAGTATTTCGGGCTTGAAATCCGTCCGTTGGTAGAAGGTTGTGATGTCAGCGAAGAAAGTTTCGATGCCAAAGAAGGTATCGTCTGCAACTCTCCGCGTCCGGGCGTCACTCCTTACTGTGACCTCTCCCTGAACGGTCTGACTATCAAAGAAGCGATTGAAACGACTAAGAAATATGTAAAAGACCATAATCTGGGACGTGTAAAAGTGAACTATCGCTTGCGCGACGCCATCTTCTCACGTCAACGTTATTGGGGCGAACCGTTCCCTGTCTATTACAAAGACGGAATGCCTTATGTGCTTGACGAAAGTTGTCTGCCACTGGAACTTCCGGAAGTTGCCAAGTTCCTGCCTACCGAAACAGGTGAACCGCCATTGGGACACGCTACCAAATGGGCTTGGGATACGGTAAACAAATGTATCGCGGACAATGAGAAAATAGACAACGTAACTATTTTCCCGTTGGAACTGAATACGATGCCGGGATTCGCAGGTTCTTCCGCTTACTATCTGCGTTATATGGATCCGCGTAATCACGAAGCATTGGTTGATCCGAAAATTGACCAGTACTGGAAGAATGTAGACCTCTATGTAGGTGGTACGGAACATGCTACCGGACACTTGATTTACTCTCGTTTCTGGAATAAGTTCCTGCATGACGTAGGTGTGTCAATTATGGAAGAACCGTTCCAAAAGCTAGTGAACCAGGGTATGATCCAAGGTCGCAGTAACTTTGTATATCGTATCAAAGATACCAATACATTCGTTTCATTGAATCTGAAAGATCAATACGAGGTGACTCCTATTCACGTAGACGTAAACATCGTATCTAATGATATACTTGATTTGGAAGCATTCAAGGCATGGCGTCCCGAATACAAGACAGCAGAGTTCGTTCTTGAAGACGGAAAATATATCTGCGGATGGGCGGTTGAAAAGATGAGCAAGTCCATGTTCAACGTTGTCAACCCGGATATGATTGTGGAAAAATACGGTGCGGACACACTTCGTATGTACGAAATGTTCCTCGGCCCGGTAGAACAATCCAAACCTTGGGATACGAACGGCATCGACGGTGTACACCGCTTTATCCGTAAATTCTGGTCACTGTTCTACAGTCGCACAGACGAGTATCTGGTGAAGGACGAACCGGCAACGAAAGAAGAACTGAAAGCTCTTCACAAACTGATTAAGAAAGTGACGGGAGACATCGAACAGTTCTCTTACAACACTTCTGTCAGCGCATTCATGATTTGTGTGAACGAACTCTTCAACCTGAAATGCAACAAGAAGGAAGTACTTGAACAGCTTGTTATTGTTCTCGCTCCTTTCGCTCCGCACGTTTGCGAAGAGTTGTGGGATGTACTCGGACACGAAACGTCGGTATGTGATGCCGAATGGCCTGCATTCAACGAAGAATATCTGAAAGAAGATACAATCAACTATACCATCTCTTTCAACGGAAAGGCACGTTTCAATATGGAGTTTGCGGCAGATGAAGCCTCGGAAGCTATCCAGGCAGCAGTACTGGCTGACGAACGTTCACAGAAATGGATAGAAGGCAAGACACCGAAGAAGGTTATCGTCGTTCCTAAGAAGATTGTAAACGTCGTAGTATAA
- a CDS encoding RNA polymerase sigma-70 factor, translating to MDDIFLLQLIKNGDKQAFKYIFDTYFIALCRFMYLYLGNTQEAEDIASDIFASIWENRKKLEIRLTFKAYLFQAAKNRCLNAIRDRKATVSLDDINGQDAPQVNVTDSLETEELNNLIQEAILSLPDKCREVFLKSRTKNLTNQEVAESMDISVKTVEAQITKALKQIRKFLGEQYYYLF from the coding sequence ATGGACGATATCTTCCTTTTACAATTGATAAAAAATGGTGATAAGCAGGCGTTCAAGTATATCTTTGATACTTATTTCATTGCGCTTTGCCGTTTCATGTATCTGTATTTGGGAAATACACAGGAAGCGGAAGATATAGCAAGCGATATATTTGCATCCATATGGGAGAACAGAAAAAAACTTGAAATCAGACTCACTTTCAAAGCTTATCTTTTCCAAGCTGCCAAAAACAGGTGCCTGAATGCTATACGAGACAGAAAAGCTACCGTATCACTAGATGACATCAACGGGCAAGATGCTCCTCAAGTGAATGTCACCGACTCATTGGAAACGGAAGAACTGAATAATCTGATTCAAGAAGCTATCCTTTCACTGCCCGACAAATGCCGTGAAGTGTTTCTGAAAAGCCGTACGAAGAACTTGACAAATCAAGAAGTTGCAGAATCAATGGATATATCCGTCAAGACAGTAGAAGCACAGATTACTAAAGCACTGAAACAGATACGGAAGTTTTTGGGAGAGCAGTATTACTATTTGTTCTGA
- a CDS encoding HEPN domain-containing protein, with translation MKRSIKRLPKRTQEELAVLQELILAYFANVRMIILYGSYARGKYVIWDETYDERGIITYYQSDLDILVICDTGDAIKAERYAREIIVPRYDKRMEGKRHPAPPSIIVETPATINRAMRRKHYFFYEIIKDGILLYDDSTFQIGKPEKLPYREIKQYAEEEYAECFPLAEGFLKHSYLDKEEENYKLGSFELHQACERFYKTFTLVYSGIRPKSHELKVLGAMARNRSRGFTNVFPTNTPEENKAFEKLCKAYIEARYNRLFTVSKEQYEYMLARTEVLREVTIRECAARLAYYDEMIEKEEKDKI, from the coding sequence ATGAAAAGATCAATAAAACGTTTGCCCAAACGCACGCAAGAAGAACTGGCAGTGTTGCAAGAACTGATATTAGCGTACTTTGCAAATGTGCGTATGATTATCCTGTATGGAAGTTATGCGCGAGGAAAATACGTCATCTGGGACGAAACATACGACGAACGCGGAATTATTACTTACTACCAAAGTGATTTGGATATTCTGGTGATATGTGATACGGGTGATGCAATCAAAGCGGAAAGATATGCACGCGAGATTATCGTCCCCAGATATGACAAACGAATGGAAGGGAAGCGGCATCCGGCACCCCCTAGTATTATTGTAGAAACTCCAGCGACCATCAATCGAGCTATGAGAAGGAAGCATTATTTCTTTTATGAGATTATAAAAGACGGTATTCTATTATATGACGACAGTACGTTTCAGATTGGTAAACCGGAAAAGTTGCCGTATCGGGAGATTAAGCAATATGCAGAGGAAGAATATGCAGAATGTTTTCCTTTAGCAGAAGGATTCTTAAAGCATAGTTATCTGGATAAAGAAGAAGAGAATTATAAACTAGGCTCATTTGAATTACATCAAGCCTGCGAACGCTTCTACAAAACGTTTACACTTGTGTACAGTGGCATTCGCCCTAAATCTCATGAATTGAAAGTGCTCGGAGCGATGGCCAGAAACCGTTCACGAGGATTCACGAATGTGTTTCCTACCAATACTCCCGAAGAAAATAAAGCGTTTGAAAAATTGTGCAAGGCATATATTGAAGCGCGATACAACCGGTTGTTTACCGTCAGCAAAGAGCAATACGAGTATATGCTGGCACGAACAGAGGTACTGCGCGAAGTGACTATCCGTGAATGTGCCGCACGCCTGGCATATTACGACGAGATGATAGAAAAAGAAGAGAAAGACAAGATATAA
- a CDS encoding DMT family transporter: MELKHGYYHLIAILVVAIWGLTFISTKVLINHGLTPQEIFFYRFLIAYLGIWVISPKRLFTSNWKDELWLMAGGFFGGSLYFFTENTALGITQASNVAFIICTAPLLTTILSLLFYKSEKATKGLVYGSILALIGVGLVVFNGSFVLKLSPVGDLLTLLAALSWAFYSLVIKKMTGRYPTVFITRKIFFYGVLTILPAFLLHPLQPDFDVLLKPIVLSNLLFLAVLASLVCYVLWNVVLKQLGTMRASNYIYLNPLVTMVASVLILHEQITWITLMGAGCIILGVYLAEKK; this comes from the coding sequence ATGGAATTGAAGCATGGATATTACCATCTGATTGCGATACTTGTAGTTGCTATCTGGGGATTGACTTTCATATCAACCAAAGTATTGATTAATCACGGACTGACCCCTCAGGAGATATTCTTCTATCGTTTTCTCATTGCCTATCTGGGTATTTGGGTGATTTCTCCCAAACGTCTGTTTACGAGTAATTGGAAAGACGAACTTTGGTTGATGGCAGGAGGTTTCTTCGGTGGCTCACTCTATTTCTTTACAGAGAATACAGCTTTGGGAATTACGCAAGCATCCAATGTCGCTTTCATCATTTGCACAGCTCCCTTGCTTACTACCATTCTCTCCCTTCTCTTTTATAAGAGTGAAAAAGCCACCAAAGGTTTGGTTTATGGTTCCATATTAGCTTTGATCGGAGTGGGACTGGTGGTCTTCAACGGTAGTTTTGTACTCAAATTATCTCCGGTAGGGGATTTGCTCACTTTACTTGCCGCCCTGTCGTGGGCATTTTATAGTTTGGTGATAAAGAAAATGACAGGGCGTTACCCCACTGTATTTATCACCCGCAAAATATTCTTTTATGGAGTATTGACCATACTTCCCGCCTTTCTTCTTCATCCGCTGCAACCGGATTTCGATGTACTTTTAAAACCGATTGTATTATCCAATCTCTTATTTTTGGCCGTCCTGGCATCCCTGGTTTGTTATGTCCTCTGGAATGTAGTATTGAAACAGTTGGGGACGATGAGGGCTTCCAATTATATCTATTTGAACCCGCTTGTTACAATGGTGGCGTCGGTACTCATTCTCCACGAACAAATTACGTGGATTACTTTGATGGGAGCGGGCTGTATCATTTTGGGCGTTTATCTGGCGGAGAAAAAATAG
- a CDS encoding YitT family protein: protein MHKLAKAEIMREVKDYVYITLGLISYSLGWAAFLLPYQITTGGTTGIGAIIYYATGFPIQWSYFIINAVLMTFAIKILGPRFSIKTTYAIFVLTFLLWFFQLIVNNYVVAPDMTPDGKPLLLGAGQDFMACIIGAAMCGVGLGITFNYNGSTGGTDIIAAIVNKYKDVSLGRMIMICDVFIISSCYFIFHDWRRVIFGFVTLFIIGVVLDWIINSARQSVQFFIFSKKYDEIADRIIKDADRGVTVLDGTGWYSKNNVKVLVVLAKKRQSLDIFRLVKRIDPNAFISQSSVIGVYGEGFDKLKVK from the coding sequence ATGCATAAACTGGCAAAAGCGGAAATAATGAGAGAAGTGAAAGACTATGTCTACATCACTCTCGGATTGATTAGTTATTCTTTGGGATGGGCGGCATTCCTGTTACCCTACCAGATAACAACAGGGGGCACTACCGGTATCGGAGCTATCATTTACTACGCGACAGGATTTCCAATCCAATGGTCGTATTTTATTATCAATGCTGTTCTGATGACGTTTGCCATCAAGATATTAGGCCCGCGATTCAGTATAAAGACCACCTATGCCATCTTTGTACTGACCTTTTTGCTTTGGTTTTTTCAGTTGATAGTTAACAATTATGTGGTAGCACCGGATATGACACCGGACGGCAAACCGCTGCTGCTCGGTGCGGGACAGGATTTTATGGCTTGTATCATCGGAGCCGCCATGTGCGGTGTAGGACTGGGCATTACTTTCAATTACAACGGAAGTACCGGTGGAACGGATATTATCGCCGCCATCGTCAACAAGTATAAAGACGTGTCACTCGGCAGAATGATTATGATTTGTGATGTATTCATCATCAGTTCCTGCTACTTTATATTCCACGACTGGCGCCGTGTCATCTTCGGTTTTGTCACGCTGTTTATCATCGGCGTCGTGCTCGACTGGATTATCAACAGCGCCCGCCAATCGGTTCAATTCTTCATCTTCTCAAAGAAGTATGATGAAATAGCCGACCGCATCATTAAAGATGCCGACCGTGGAGTAACGGTACTCGACGGCACAGGATGGTACAGCAAGAACAACGTAAAAGTACTTGTCGTATTGGCCAAGAAACGCCAGTCGCTCGACATCTTCCGCCTGGTGAAACGCATCGACCCGAATGCCTTTATCTCACAAAGTTCCGTCATCGGAGTATATGGAGAAGGTTTCGACAAACTGAAAGTGAAATAA
- a CDS encoding M60 family metallopeptidase, which translates to MSIFFRGADRIRRISWSMILLLSVLSLWSCSDEDDADERSGWVRVLPLDLSFNSSGGTKEVYLVVTKDVELSGLHCSVAQNGQDWCALELVDNLLKVTVDPTYYEEPRATVVTLSYGELTREIPVSQEASSGSADVKITVSSATATTEEVESEQRGIVCSFDGDYTSYFNSKFGAFNDWPFQITYTLENCTSLNYIIYHPRTDSGTKYGAFNEFDVLVSTATHPEFVKIKSFELETNYTAASVLQLDEAIKDVKKVRFDIHAAHNNRISCAEMEFFQTSNNKYDYLQIFTDNSCSQLREGITEKDIKKMPGETYKKLATALLTGTYNSEFRVAEYRPYQNPSIMAATNKTGPYSLRDNPTGIYVEQGEEILVLVGDTHGQNISMVVQDLSLGYNSSKSYPLLSGENKLKMAIGGLVYIQNLTNDKNIPLVLETEEDKKAAAAKSVKVHFPFGKVNGYFDAQTGTQAQFEEMLRNAKWLDLDVLGKYVHVTWTVLDYKQANTPIMEVMNLLDEVVRLEWDMMGLFKYNKEFGNRMYLHIEHNAKNPYSASNHTAYLSSYRDVFCTVEGMKNRVWVLGHEIGHANQTRPGLKWSGLTEVTNNILANYVRTSFGKGSRLMDKDTGITVYEEAINRIVKAEQPHCLKNASDEFYVKLVPFWQLKLYLTDVLGKEDFYRDLHEHYRVTPDLDTTVDTQGILQLDFVRQVCNLAQLDLLDFFEKWGFLRPVDLVMNDYGDKHFTVTETQIQALKKEIEAKEYQKAPENLYLITDENVNDYK; encoded by the coding sequence ATGAGCATTTTTTTTAGGGGCGCAGATCGGATTCGGCGGATCTCATGGAGTATGATACTGCTGTTGTCGGTACTCTCATTGTGGTCTTGTAGCGATGAAGATGATGCAGACGAGCGTAGTGGCTGGGTAAGAGTCCTGCCGCTGGATTTGAGTTTTAATTCTTCCGGTGGAACGAAGGAAGTTTACCTGGTAGTGACGAAAGATGTTGAATTGAGCGGTTTACATTGTTCTGTGGCACAGAACGGACAAGACTGGTGTGCGTTGGAGTTGGTGGACAACTTGTTGAAAGTGACCGTAGATCCTACTTATTATGAAGAACCACGTGCAACGGTAGTTACACTTTCTTATGGTGAATTGACCAGAGAGATACCTGTCAGCCAGGAAGCTTCTTCCGGCTCTGCTGACGTGAAAATAACAGTAAGCAGTGCTACTGCTACCACAGAAGAGGTGGAATCGGAACAGCGCGGCATTGTCTGTTCTTTTGATGGTGACTACACTTCTTATTTCAATTCCAAATTTGGAGCGTTCAACGACTGGCCTTTCCAAATTACCTACACTTTGGAGAACTGTACATCATTGAATTATATCATCTATCATCCGCGCACAGACAGCGGTACGAAGTATGGAGCGTTTAATGAGTTTGATGTATTGGTATCAACGGCAACTCATCCCGAGTTTGTCAAAATCAAGTCTTTTGAGTTGGAAACTAATTATACGGCTGCTTCCGTATTGCAATTGGACGAAGCTATAAAAGACGTGAAGAAAGTACGTTTCGATATTCATGCAGCCCACAATAACCGTATCAGTTGTGCTGAAATGGAATTCTTCCAGACCAGTAATAATAAGTATGATTATCTTCAGATTTTTACGGATAACTCTTGTTCCCAACTTCGTGAAGGTATTACGGAAAAGGATATAAAGAAAATGCCGGGCGAAACGTATAAGAAACTTGCCACCGCCTTACTGACAGGAACTTATAATTCCGAATTCAGAGTTGCCGAATACCGTCCTTATCAGAATCCAAGCATTATGGCCGCCACTAATAAGACAGGGCCTTATAGCTTGCGTGACAATCCTACCGGTATTTATGTGGAACAGGGAGAAGAAATTCTGGTATTGGTAGGTGATACTCACGGACAAAACATATCTATGGTTGTTCAGGATTTGAGCTTGGGATACAACAGCAGCAAATCTTATCCTCTTCTTTCCGGTGAAAATAAACTGAAAATGGCTATCGGTGGTTTGGTTTATATTCAGAATCTGACCAATGACAAGAATATTCCGTTAGTACTGGAAACGGAAGAAGATAAAAAAGCGGCAGCCGCCAAGTCTGTCAAAGTCCATTTCCCATTTGGTAAGGTGAACGGATATTTCGACGCGCAAACCGGAACGCAAGCCCAGTTTGAGGAAATGCTGCGCAATGCGAAGTGGTTAGATTTAGATGTGTTGGGTAAATATGTACATGTCACTTGGACTGTGCTTGATTATAAACAAGCCAATACTCCTATAATGGAAGTAATGAATTTGTTGGACGAGGTAGTTCGTTTGGAATGGGATATGATGGGATTGTTCAAATATAATAAGGAATTTGGCAACCGTATGTATCTTCATATAGAACATAATGCCAAGAATCCTTATTCTGCCTCCAATCATACAGCTTATTTGTCGAGCTATCGCGATGTATTCTGCACGGTAGAAGGAATGAAGAATCGTGTTTGGGTACTGGGACATGAAATAGGGCATGCCAATCAGACCCGCCCGGGACTGAAATGGTCGGGGCTTACCGAAGTGACTAATAATATCCTTGCCAACTATGTAAGAACTTCATTCGGAAAGGGTTCCCGCCTGATGGATAAGGATACCGGCATTACTGTTTACGAAGAAGCCATCAACCGCATTGTGAAGGCCGAACAGCCACATTGCTTGAAAAATGCATCCGATGAATTTTATGTGAAACTTGTACCTTTCTGGCAGTTAAAACTCTATCTGACGGATGTATTGGGCAAAGAAGATTTCTATCGCGACTTGCATGAGCATTATCGTGTGACTCCCGATTTGGATACGACTGTCGATACACAAGGTATTCTGCAACTGGACTTTGTTCGTCAGGTATGTAATTTGGCACAGTTAGACTTGTTGGATTTCTTTGAGAAATGGGGATTCCTTCGTCCTGTAGACCTTGTTATGAATGATTACGGAGACAAACATTTCACGGTCACTGAAACGCAGATTCAGGCACTGAAAAAAGAAATAGAGGCAAAAGAATATCAGAAAGCTCCGGAAAATTTATATCTGATAACGGATGAAAATGTAAATGACTATAAATAA